A genomic region of Ignavibacteria bacterium contains the following coding sequences:
- a CDS encoding DinB family protein: protein MNFSLEKSFELLERTPGILELMLKDLSDEWTTNNEGPETWSPYDIVGHLLHGEQTDWIARTKIILSNSDEKEFKPFDRFAQFEESKGKTMNQLLVEFKKAREENLRILKSFNLTKADLDKTGIHPKFGNVTLSQLLSTWTIHDLSHIAQIARVMCKQYKDAVGPWAEYLPILQK from the coding sequence TTGAATTTCTCACTCGAAAAATCTTTCGAACTTCTTGAACGCACTCCCGGCATACTTGAGCTTATGCTCAAAGACCTTTCCGATGAATGGACAACGAACAACGAAGGGCCTGAAACCTGGAGTCCATATGATATTGTCGGACATTTATTGCACGGTGAGCAAACAGACTGGATTGCGCGGACAAAAATTATTTTAAGTAATTCGGATGAAAAAGAATTTAAGCCATTCGACCGCTTTGCGCAGTTTGAGGAAAGCAAAGGTAAGACAATGAATCAATTACTCGTTGAGTTTAAAAAAGCGCGTGAGGAAAATTTAAGAATCTTAAAATCTTTTAACTTAACCAAAGCAGATTTAGATAAAACAGGAATTCATCCAAAGTTCGGAAATGTAACACTTAGCCAGCTACTTTCAACGTGGACTATCCACGACCTTTCGCACATTGCGCAAATCGCAAGAGTAATGTGCAAACAATACAAAGATGCTGTCGGTCCCTGGGCTGAGTATCTGCCGATATTACAGAAGTAA
- a CDS encoding DEAD/DEAH box helicase — MNKSNSSKNEISLFSDLNISPIILKAITELGYETPTPIQAQAIPILLEGKDILGQAQTGTGKTAAFGIPLIETIDTHARIVQAIILCPTRELAIQVTEDLAHLSKYKKDIRLLSIYGGQSIERQIKALKSGVNIVVGTPGRVQDHIDRGTLKLDGVRIVVLDEADEMLNMGFREAIEEILTEVPKERQTVLFSATMPPPILKLTKKFQNNPVEVKIQHKEITVPGIEQFYFEIREREKLDLLAILLDINQFKLSLIFCNTKRAVDNLVEHLNARGFLADALHGDLRQQQRDQVMKKFRSGNLDILVATDVAARGLDVDDIDAVFNYDFPQDEEYYVHRIGRTGRAGRKGIAFSFVTAKEIFKLKDIKRYTNAKMVRMTVPTATDVEEARMNKTIEKLNTIINSNELSGYVRKIEGMLTEDITLTELAAALLRLATEDERPVPEFSKEPESPFADKKRSDKKRFENRGFDRNDKKRGGRDGDRDRDRNRNRDGNKDRGRDRDRDRDRDKDRSNIVISSRDIDNREKGRDRGDKDWDRNRNRDGNRDKKRGDKKSFKKNKFSRNR, encoded by the coding sequence ATGAACAAATCAAACAGCAGTAAAAATGAGATTTCACTTTTTAGTGATCTCAATATCTCACCCATTATTCTTAAAGCCATAACGGAACTCGGATATGAAACACCGACGCCCATTCAAGCACAGGCAATACCCATTCTGCTTGAAGGAAAGGATATTCTTGGACAGGCGCAAACCGGCACAGGAAAGACAGCAGCTTTCGGAATTCCATTAATCGAAACAATCGATACTCATGCTCGAATCGTGCAGGCAATAATTTTATGTCCGACCCGCGAGCTTGCAATTCAGGTTACTGAAGACCTTGCGCATCTCAGCAAATATAAAAAAGACATTCGTTTGCTTTCCATATATGGCGGGCAGTCTATTGAAAGACAAATAAAAGCATTAAAATCAGGTGTGAACATTGTTGTCGGAACTCCCGGCAGAGTTCAGGACCATATTGACCGCGGGACATTAAAGCTCGACGGTGTCAGGATTGTTGTTCTCGATGAAGCAGATGAAATGCTTAACATGGGATTCAGAGAAGCCATTGAGGAAATTCTCACCGAAGTTCCGAAGGAAAGACAAACAGTATTGTTTTCAGCTACAATGCCGCCCCCGATTTTGAAGCTTACAAAAAAATTTCAGAACAATCCCGTTGAAGTAAAAATTCAGCATAAAGAAATTACCGTTCCGGGTATTGAACAATTTTATTTTGAAATACGTGAACGCGAAAAACTCGATTTACTTGCGATTCTTCTTGATATAAATCAATTTAAACTTTCTTTAATTTTCTGCAATACAAAACGTGCTGTCGATAATCTTGTTGAGCACCTCAATGCGCGCGGATTTCTTGCCGATGCTCTTCACGGTGATTTGCGTCAGCAGCAGCGCGACCAGGTAATGAAAAAATTCCGTTCAGGCAATCTTGATATACTTGTTGCAACTGACGTTGCCGCAAGAGGACTTGATGTTGATGACATAGATGCAGTTTTTAATTATGATTTCCCGCAGGATGAAGAATATTACGTTCACAGGATCGGCCGGACAGGCAGAGCCGGAAGAAAAGGAATTGCATTCAGTTTTGTAACCGCTAAAGAAATTTTCAAGCTGAAGGATATTAAACGATATACCAATGCTAAAATGGTGCGAATGACGGTTCCGACCGCCACAGATGTAGAAGAAGCAAGAATGAATAAGACCATTGAAAAATTGAATACGATTATTAATTCAAATGAACTTTCAGGATATGTGAGAAAAATTGAAGGTATGCTGACGGAAGATATTACACTCACCGAATTGGCTGCCGCATTACTAAGACTTGCTACTGAAGATGAACGTCCGGTTCCTGAATTTTCAAAAGAACCCGAATCACCTTTTGCCGATAAAAAAAGATCTGATAAGAAAAGATTTGAAAACCGCGGCTTTGACAGAAATGATAAAAAAAGAGGCGGCAGAGATGGGGATAGAGACAGAGATAGGAATAGAAACAGAGATGGAAATAAAGACAGAGGAAGAGATAGAGATAGAGATAGAGACCGGGATAAAGATAGAAGCAACATTGTAATTAGCAGCAGAGATATTGATAACAGAGAAAAAGGTAGAGATAGAGGAGATAAAGACTGGGATAGAAACAGAAACCGAGATGGAAATAGAGATAAGAAAAGAGGCGATAAAAAATCTTTCAAGAAAAATAAATTTTCAAGAAACAGGTAA
- a CDS encoding DUF72 domain-containing protein → MQKWYIGCSGFYYLEWKNKFYPEKLPKTKWFEYYTQQFNTLELNNTFYKFPELKTLMIWYNRSPENFIFSVKAPRSITHYSKFSDSKELLSKFYRVIKEGLKEKLGCVLFQLPPNLHLNEEKLELIIKNINPDFKNVIEFRHQGWWNDTVSQKLSQSNVVFCGINHPTLPNEIMQNTQTLYYRFHGAPQLYKSEYSKEVLKKFAEEILKSESVKEVYVYFNNTSNLAAIKNAKQLIEVVNKNLSV, encoded by the coding sequence ATGCAAAAATGGTATATAGGTTGCTCAGGATTTTATTATCTTGAATGGAAAAACAAATTTTACCCTGAAAAACTGCCCAAAACAAAGTGGTTTGAGTATTATACACAGCAGTTCAATACCCTTGAGCTTAATAATACTTTCTATAAATTTCCTGAGCTTAAAACACTAATGATCTGGTATAACAGAAGTCCTGAGAATTTTATTTTCTCAGTTAAAGCTCCCCGCTCTATAACGCATTACAGCAAATTTTCCGATTCAAAAGAATTGCTTAGCAAATTTTACAGGGTTATTAAAGAAGGTTTAAAAGAAAAATTAGGCTGCGTTTTATTTCAGCTTCCACCCAATTTACATTTGAATGAAGAGAAATTGGAGTTAATTATTAAAAATATAAATCCTGATTTTAAAAATGTAATTGAGTTCAGACATCAAGGATGGTGGAACGATACTGTCAGCCAAAAACTTTCTCAGAGCAATGTTGTTTTCTGCGGCATAAACCATCCCACTTTACCAAATGAAATTATGCAAAATACGCAAACATTATATTACAGATTTCACGGCGCACCTCAACTATATAAATCTGAATATTCGAAAGAAGTTCTCAAAAAATTCGCTGAAGAAATTTTAAAATCAGAATCTGTGAAGGAAGTCTATGTTTATTTTAATAATACATCGAACCTCGCAGCAATAAAAAACGCAAAACAGCTTATCGAAGTTGTAAACAAAAACCTAAGCGTATGA